Within the Arthrobacter sp. UKPF54-2 genome, the region GTCCGTGGTCCAGCTCGTGATCGACTGGCTCAAGGACCGGGGATCGGCGCACCCCAAGGTGGTGGACCTGGGCACCGGCTCCGGCGCGATCGCCGGTTCCGTCGCGCACGAAGTCCCCGGCGCCGAGGTCCATGCCGTGGAATTCAGCGAGTTCGCGCACGCCTGGGCGGCGAGGAACCTCCTGCCGCTGGGCGTGCGCCTGGTCCGCGGCGACCTGCGGGACGCGCTGCCCGAGCACAACGGAACGTTCGACGTCGTGGTGTCCAATCCGCCCTATATCCCCGCCGAAGCCGTCCCCAACGAACCCGAAGTGGCGCTGCACGATCCGCCCGAGGCGCTGTACGGCGGGGGAGCGGACGGCATGGAGCTCCCCGCGGCGGCCGCCGCGTCCGCGGCGAGGCTGCTGGTTCCCGGCGGCTACTTTGTGATGGAACACGCCGAGGTCCAGGCCGGCTGGATTGCCGCGATGCTGGAGCGCTCCGGCCTCTGGTCCTCAGTGA harbors:
- the prmC gene encoding peptide chain release factor N(5)-glutamine methyltransferase, giving the protein MIPDSAPRLADAVREATAVLAAAGVPSPKVDAELLAGHLLGVGPGRVRAMVLGDTPAPAGYAELVAERAQRIPLQHITGVAHFRYLELEVGPGVFIPRPETESVVQLVIDWLKDRGSAHPKVVDLGTGSGAIAGSVAHEVPGAEVHAVEFSEFAHAWAARNLLPLGVRLVRGDLRDALPEHNGTFDVVVSNPPYIPAEAVPNEPEVALHDPPEALYGGGADGMELPAAAAASAARLLVPGGYFVMEHAEVQAGWIAAMLERSGLWSSVTTHLDLNGRERATSAVRRPAPTRSDERMSQ